ttcattAGGCATGCTTGATTCAATTGACTGTGAATACAGAGGAAAGGAAAGCTACtatgaagttttgaagaataGTAAGCCTATTTTCAGAGGTATTAAAATAAATGGGGTCTATGTTGTTCAAGGAGTTCAAAAATTGCATTCAGCCTTAGTTGTGACTTCTAAAGAGCTTACCGAAGGAGATatttggcacaaaagactctCTCACATTAGTGCCAAAGGTCTACAAGCTCTTGCCAATCAAGGAATTCTACCTAAAGAAATTCATCAAAGCCTATCCTTCTGTGAGCATTGTGTGATAGGCAAAGTTACAAGGCAGAGTTTTGTCAAGGCTCAGCATACAACCAAGGCCATCCTTGATTATGTGCATTCGAACCTATGGGGCCCTTCACCTTTCCAATCCTTGAGCGGAGCCATATTTCTTaacctttattgatgattactctagaaaATGTTGGGTATTTTTCCTTAAAACTAAGGATTTGGTGTTTGATAAATTCAAAGAATGGAAGACTATGGTTGAAAAATAGACTAATAGCCAAATAAAGTGTCTTAAGACTGATAATGGGCTTGAGTTATGTGCAGAAGAGTTTAATGTCTTTTATAGGCAACAGGGGATTATTAGACACAAGACTATCAGATATACACCCTAGCAAAATGGGGTGGCAGAGAGATTAAATAGAACAATCATGGAGAGAATGAGAAGCCTTTTATCAGATGCCATTCTTCCTGAGAAGTTTTGGGCTGAGGCAACATCTTATACAGTTTATACTCTCAATAGATGCCCCCATGCCTCTCTATATCTACTTACTTCAGAAAAAAGGTTGACCAAACATCCTTCTAATCTAAACAACCTAAGGGTGTTTGGTTGCATAGGTTTTGTATATCAGAATAAGGGAAGTTGGCTACCCGAGCAGTGAAATATATGTTTTTGGGTTTCACTGAAGGTGTGAATGGATTTAGATTGTGGCATCCTACAGAAAAAAGGTGTATAACAAGCAGAGATGACATTTTTAGGGAGACTGGAATGTTTATGCAAAATCTTAGCTCAATTGTTACAGCACCTCAAGGAAAGTTTGATACAATTGAGGTGGAGCAGGTTCTAAACCCTACGACTGATCCCTCAAGCTCAGAATCACATTTTGATTAGCTACCTCAACATGAAGAAGATGTAGAAGATGTTGTTTCTGATCCAAAGCAAGAGGAACCAGACCTAAGGGGTTATAGCCTAGCAAGAGATAGGCAAAGAAGAACTATAGTCCGCCCTTCAAGATATGATGACTATATTAATTTAGCTTCAAATGCTTTAGACCTGAATAATGAAATTGAACCCTCTACCTTTGAAGAAGCAGTAAGTTGTCCTAAAGCTAAATTGTGGATAGAGGCAATGAATGAGGAGGTTGAATCACTTATTAAAAATGACACTTGGGAGTTGGCTCTTTTACTTAAAGGATGCAAACCAATTGTATCCAAATAGGTTTATAAATACAAGGAAGGAATCCCTAATGGTCAAGGACCTAGATATAAAGCTAGACTGGTTGCAAAGGGATTCACTCAAAGACAAGGTGTTGACTACAATGAGATATTTTCTCCTGTGGTCAAGCAAACATCTATCAAACTTTTATTGTCCATTGTGGCTCAATAAGACCAAGAGTTGGAGCAATTTGATGTCAAAACATCTTTTCTACATGGCTTCTTAGATGGAGTCATTTATACAAGCCAACCTTAAGGCAATGAAGTCAGAGGGAAAGAAGATCATTTTTGTCTATTTAAAAGGTCAATTTATGGCCTTAAACAGTCTCCTAGTTATTGGAACAGAAGATTCAATGattttatatagaaaaatgGGTTTACTAAGAGTTCTTATGATAACCGTGTTTATATAAGCACTAACACATATGCACATCCTATCTATCTACTTCTCTATATAGATGATATGTTGCTATCGGGAACAACTATCAAAGACTTAAATCAAGTAAAAGACCTACTAAAAtcagaatttgaaatgaaagatatgGGTAATGCAAACAGAATTTTGGGCATTGACATAATCAGAGATAGAAAATCATGTAAACTTAGCATTGATCAGTCGCAATATTGTCAAAAATTACTCAAGAAATATCACATGACAGAAGCTAAAGCAGTCAGTACTCCTATTGCAAATCTTTTCAAACTTTCAGCAGAAAATTCACCAAAAGAGTCAGACATTGAACATTTAAAGATAATGTCAACTATTCCATAATCCCAAGTTGTGGGAAGTCTAATGTACCTAATGATTTCTACAGGGCCAGATTTTTGCTTATGCTACAAGTCTGGTAAGTAGGTACATGGCTAATCTGGGTAAGAGGCATTGGGAGGCAACAAAGTGGATTATGAGATATCTTAAAGGCACTTCAGGTGCCAAACTACTGTATTAGCAAGCATCAGACAaagaaccaaaattaatgaGGTATGTTGACTCTGACTATGCTGGAGACTTAGATAAAAGGCGATTCCTATCAGGTTATATCTTCCTATATGGAAGGTGTGTTCTGAGTTGGAAGGCTACATTATAGTCAGTAGTAGTCCTTTCCACTACTAAAGCTGAATTTATAGCTCTTTCAGAAGCAATAAATGAGGGGTTATGGCTAAAAGGGCCCCTACGTGATTTTGGTCTTAAGCAAGATACAGTAAAAATATTCTGTGATAATCAGAGTATTATACATCTATTTAAGCATCCACAATATCATAATCGACGAAATACATTGAtgtgaaattttatttcatacgAGAACAGATTGAAAACAAACAGATAGAAGTACTAAAAGTTCATACCTCAGAGAATGCCTCCGACATGTTAACCAAGACTGTCACTCATCTCAAACTTTAAAAGTGCCTTGATATTATAGGGCTTGAGCTGAGAGAAGAAGGTTAGCAAAAGGGGAGCTGAAAGAAACTCCTTGAAGTTaatttcaaggtggagattgttaaTGTAAATTGATGAAATCAACTTCTAAAAGTTTATTGAAACAGTTGTACACAAAACAAATTATAGATACACTTGTAGCTAGTCTTTTATGTACCGtacaaaatagaaagaaaagaaaatagctAGCTAAGAACTTATCTCTAATATTCAAGATAATCTCCAAGACTAATATCAGCTCCTCTCCGTGGATGTAGGCTATTTTAGGCTGAACCACGTAAAATTCTTGGTGTTCTTGTCTTTCTCTTCCTCTGCTTCATCTTATTGTTTCCGTTCTTCAGCTTCTTCGTCTTCCTCGAGCAATTTCGACAAcatttctccattttctttttctctcttgagTTCATCTGAAAATAAAGAATTTCATTAGTGTAGTCATTCAAAGCAATTCTTTTCTGTGAGTGCTTTGAACGAGATCCTATCGTCAATGTGTAGAGCTCAGATTTTCTTTCACACGGATTGTGCTTTTAGCATAAGGTTTTGCCTTCAGATGGTTTTCACAAGGCAACAattggttttctttttcatttgggcCTTAGTCTCATTTGCAACGCCCAAAAGATTCGATTGTCAATAGCTTGTAAAGGCCCAACAGTATGAATATTAATATTGCTCTATTCATATTTTTTGGAGGAAAACAAATCTACTCATGCTATTACAGTTTTGACATTCTTCTAAGGTtacttttttttccaaaaaatattttttcaatagtATTTTTTTCCATCATCATCGATGAGGAATTAAAATTGTAGTTTGATGGTTGGTTTGCTCTTATATACCTCTGCTtaaaaaagttagaatttatttaaaatacatgaactaaaattgaaaaagtaagAGAATAAATGGTATTTTTAActcattaatattattatttatattccaatattccatctctttctctctccttttttgATTCGTTCGCCGCTTCTAcgtactctttctctttcttctctctctctcctcttttttccttctctctctctctttccctCCAATCTTCAAAATCCTCCATATCTCCCTCCCTTTTTCCTCCATCTTTTCCGATGTCGAACGCCGTCGAAGATCTCATCCTCCGCCACCGCCACTCCGATTTCCGATTTCATCTCCTTCGCTCTCACTCTCACCATCGCGAcatgtcttcttcttcttcttcttcttcctcctcctcagCTCCAGCTCTTCCGCCTCTGTGTTTCCTTCAGTACCATCGGCCTTCTCCGCCGTCGGATCAGTCCAACGATTGCAACGGCCGTCTTGCTACCGACGCACATTCTGCAGTTGCTACACTAGACGTGAGTTTCTTATTTATCTTCTTCgttttgttgtttgtttgttttctgATTCCCGATGTGCGATCAATCTTCTTTGAGTGTTAATTTAAGTTCGAAGATCGGTGTGTATACTCAATTATTGAGTTTGCGAGGTTTTTTTAGAGTAAAGATTGGTGAATTTATGAATCTGGATCGTGATTTCTACTTCGATTTGATTAGCTGTTAATTAATGTGTAAATTGTTACTCCACCAGTAGAATTATCTCGAATTTAATTAGAGTTGTGAAGATTTGGGACACATCTTAATGTTTGTCTCTCTTGAGCTTTTAGTAAtagattttttctattttagcaATTGTAATCTGCTTCCGGTTTTTGCGTAGTGGAGTGCCTTTCTGTAAGATCCTATCCATAAATGTCGCGAGGTACTAGCGAGGCAATTTTTCGATATTTTATGAATGCCTTTGAACTCGTTAATATCAGAACCGATGATCTAAATATCGATCTATTTGACTTCTATCTTTCTGTTTCTTTTCTAAACTTTTATTGGACCAACATTTTTTTGACAGTTGAAACGAGCTTATGATATTAATGACTCCGAGGCTTTGGCTAGTAGACAAGTTGTAGCCTCTGAACAGAGGATGCGATCTAATGATTCTTCATGTGAACCAGTATCCattggaaaacaaaacaaaagatcGAAGTTACAGAAAAATTCGAAGTCTAGGACTCAAAAATCAATAGATGGTAATTACGATATCCTTCTAGCCAACTGGTTAGAGTTCATCTCATATGCATTTCATTTCTGGCCTCATCCCATTCATTATGCATTATGCACATTTAGtttctttctttcaatttttttttattctatgggttttctttttgttgtaGAGCCTGTTGATGGTCCTAATCTATCTACTAACGGTCGGTACGACAGCTCGTTAGGTAAAGTCGAGGTGaacaattttctaataaaatcttACGAGACACACTGGACCTGGCCGTTGAGATTTGAAAAATTGTGTATTTTAATCCGCAGGCTTCTTGACAAAAAAATTTATCAGGTTAGTTCAGGAGGCTGAAGATGGAACActtgatttaaataaaactgCAGACGTATTAAAGGTATAGAATCTAATTTTCCCGTCTGGAAGGTCTTAGAGAAGCTCTTCAAATTAGCTGAGATTATTGTCCTCTACAAGTTTGATACTtagatttattaattatttatttcttttgtaaCAAGATTTTAAGAATAATGTTTGATACaggttcaaaagaggaggatTTATGACATTACAAATGTTCTTGAAGGAATTGGTCTCATAGAGAAAACCACGACGAACCACATACGTTGGAAGTAATTAAATTGACATTATCCTTAATTTTCCATTGTAAACTGCAACGTGCACTGAGTAAGCATTACTTTAAATCTTGTGAACAGGGGATGCGAGAGGCGTGGGCCTCGAGAGCTCAACGATCAAGTTGGTACATTAAAGGTGCCTTGCATTTTTATCTTggagattttatttttcaaatttcgaTTTCGCTTTTGTTAATGATAGGTATATTCATTGATTATTTTACAAATACACAGCTCAACTGGTCATACTTTGCCCTCCGATCAACACATCTTGTAGTTAGTTCCTTTTACGTGTGCACCGTCTTTATGATGTTTGAACATTTAAGAACTAAgtatattgttttaattatatgttcGTATCATCCAATGCCAAGTACCTTTAATTGGAAATGGTCTGgccttaaattaaattatcatgCTTATACGTGAATTTAACATCAATGACTCTAATTTGAGCTTTCCTTTCAGTTTCGTTAATGTAATTATTGTTGAAACTtcatcgatttttttttttttttgttgaaatagGTGAACTAAAAGTCACATTATACTTGAAGCTAAATTGATGCAGTAAGATTAGAGTAAATTGGAGTGTCTTGGTTAAATCCTTGATTAAATTAAGATTAGTATTAGTTTGTTTtccaattctctataaatagagaattaTCTTCTTGTATTCACaactttttattcataaaaGAGATTTGATTTGATTCTTGGAGCAAGttcttctttttatcctttaGGCTGTATCATACTTAATAGCCATATTTTGGAATAATTAATGAACCGCAGCACTGTTGGTCTACTTCTTAAGTAGGGTCATACAAACATGTAATAAATGTTAGAAGCTTATCACATATAAGAagattattttattatctaATCTTGATTTACTAGTAGAAAGTTAAAGAACACCAATTCGCCTTATTAACACTTTCTCAATTTATTGGAGATGACTATGCTCAAACCTTTCGCCAAATGTAACGATATAATCTCAAGCTCATTGCCCCTCTATAAAATCTATATACAACATTCTCTAACTAACTTCTGGAGTACCATTCCCTTTCCGACCTTTCTAGTATAGACATTTGCCATTGGGGACCAACAGAGAATTTAGAAATTAACACTGACATTATGTCATGTTGATTGTTTGGGAGACTGTAAATTCACCATCGAGCACATTGCTGAAGATTTATAGTTCCAATGGATATGATGAAAAATATCATACGACAGAATGCTACTACTGGTATAGATAATAGAAATGGCTTTGCACCTTACAACTCTATAATTCATACTCACAGTTAGCATAATCTAAATTGTTAGTCATTATATTGTGATCTTATTATTGCAGGCTGAAGTTAAAAGTTTATATGCAGATGAACGCAGACTTGATGAACTTATAAGGTTGGTTGGGTCTTAGAAAATAAGACCATTCTTCCTTCCCTTActtataagaaaagaaaagaaaaataaaaggtttATTGATGCTTTTTATGCAGGATGAAACAAGAACTTCTGAGAAATCTCGAGGAAAATGCAAATCACAGGAAGTAAGATTGTCCCGTCAATCTTTTTACTCATATCGAAGttacattttgcttctttttctttaatatttgcCCCTCTTGTACTATATACCAGGAACCTTTTTATAACAGAAGAAGATATCTTGCGAATTCCTTGCTTTAAGGTTATTTTTCTTCAGCTCTGGTAATTTccataaaatttacaaatttaacaatttCCTCTTTAACTCACTATTGTTCTGTAACTGCTGGATTAGAATCAGACACTTATAGCAGTTAAAGCCCCCCAAGCTAGCTGTATTGAAGTGCCCGATCCGGATGAGGTAGTTATcatcttaaattaataaattttggcaaCTTCTCTAATCCATTAGCATTAGCATCTGATATATAAGTTTCCTATATAAACCAGGAGGCTTGTTTTTCTGAGAGGCAGTGTAGACTGATCATCAAAAGCACCACCGGGCCAATTGATTTGTACCTCTTGAGGTATATTACAAACTTAGCTCTTCTCTCCATGCCAGCCTCCTCTTCTTGCTCGGAATTCATTTCGTTTACTATTACACGACATTCATCTTGAGTTTCCACTTCGCTTTACGAGTATATATCCATCTCGAAcatgatgattttttttgtgcCTGTAGGACTGCAAAACAAGGGCGGGAAGAAAATATTTCCAAGCAAGCAAAACTATCTTCAATACAGCAGAGGAATCCTAGCATACTTACCAACAGTACTTCTCCTTTCCAAGAATTTCAAGGAATGCAAAGAATTTTACCTGTACATAATAATGTAGGTCCAATTTAAAAGCCAAAGGCGGTCATGCATTCAAAGTTTCGTTaagtaaccatttggtttttgatttctagtttttaaaaattaagcccatAAACATTTATtccacttctaaatttcttgcatttttatctactttttgctaaagttttaaaaaaccaagttaaattttaaaaactaaaaaagtagtttataaaaacttgttttttgttattgaaatttggctaagaattcaatcattttaCTTGTGAAAAACGCAAATCATGGCAAGAAATTTGagaagtttaattttcaaaaaccaaaaaccgaAAAACCAATGGATTATCAAACGAAACCTAATTTTCCCGGAGCTCTCTTTTTGCAGGTAGACGATGATTACTGGTTCCAATCAAATTCACAAGTGAGTATTACTCATTTATGGGGTGAGGAACACAACTTTTAACTTGTCCCGGAAGACCAACAATCAAGAACCTCTGGTTTTCTTTATGGAGCACGACACAAATTTTTTCCATCAAAGAGGCCATGATGTTTCAACACTTTTCCATTTCTCTTACAGAAATTACCTCCGAAGGAATTCCTCAGAAAATAAAGAGAGTAATAATGAAGTATTATCAACTCTCAGCTCAAAGATATGAAGTGTTTATGTCTATTCTCCACAGTCCACAGCATTTTTGTTGAAGAGGTATGCCTGAGGCCTCCCTACTTACAGCTCCTCTTTTTATTTCCTTACTCTTTCCAAATGCTCAGGGCAATTAATTGTGCTATATATCTACATATCCATATTTATATGATATTGTAATTCATGATTTTGTTCTTTAGACTATAAAACAAAGGTGTTATACTAATAGAAgatgttgtttttctttataaattttatgatattttctatttctaacTGAGAATTTTAGTTTTCCCTTACCAATAACATAGTAATAGTCAAGTTCCTCTGCCTAATAAAATTACATTAGTGTTTAATTCCTTGGTGTAAGTTTGAGTCTCCGCCCCGGTTACAATCAAATCCTAGTAACAGTCCTCATCTGGGCTTACAAATTTGTAGAAGGTCTCAATGACAATATGTACATGACCTCCTCCAATATGTGTAGTccaatgttttaaaatgttattgaaGCTAACACCTTCAGACAAGGCTCTAACTTTTAACTCGAGATTTATGTATTTATTGACCATAAGAGACTTATGCCTTTCTGAAATTTCAATGACTCGTCTAgtagtttgaaaaataataatgatttgcctcattctaaaatataaaagattTGGATGGTGACAATTTGAACTATTACTATTTTTACTATTGTGGCTTTGAGGACATTGAAGACAATACTTATAGTATCTATAAATAAGGCCTATTAGTGACCATAGTATGTGAAGTTAAAGATAtccttttagaattttttattaAGTGAAAATTTATGGggcaatattttattattattattattattattattattatttacatttttatatgACGGTCATGTTTAGCATTACTTGATCATACCAATTTAAGAtgtgtaaaatattttttttatttaatctgAGACTTACGCTTTATACTGCGTGACCTCTTCAAGAAGAAAAACCTCAAAGTCGTCTTTTAACATTGGTTAAATCACCGATCAACTTAAAAAGTTAAGTAGATGGgtttagataaatttaatcttttcacATCAATAATATACTTTTACAAGATGAAATAGATTAGAGAGAGTGGAGTTAAAAGAAATAAGAGGATGAGAAACTTCTAATATATAATCGATCTTCATTATTACAGTTTTCGTTATTGGGTTGATAATATGGTTTTACAATATGGAGTTTTCTTTTGGAattgcttttcttcttttggAATTGCTTTTCTTTGTgttacaattattattattattattattattattattattattgtattcTTAATTGTTTCCGCCGTTGCCATTGCCATCTCATTTGTTTTTCGCTTCATCTTCGTCATCTTCTTCCTGCTTATTTTCCGAAAGAGATGATGGTTGCTTCTGCGGCTGTAATCTCATTTGTATCACATTGTTAGGACAACTGGGCTACACAAAGCCACGTGAATTAATAAAGCACACAAAGTTCTCAAGTCCAAATTCTTTACTGTGAGGGAGTAGAATTTTCCCCCCCCTAAAAACCACTATTAAAGTATGGTGGTCGTTGTAATTATatcttcaaactttcaattttaaaaattgaattctcaaacttatacaaatgtTAACATTGGTCCCTCAAACTTGtagattcaatttttttttaatcatttgtGGGTCCAACTTTtacaattaaaagtttgagGATGCAATTACATTTACCACTATATTTCATAGTTGGGTTTTGCAATTTGTccttcattttattatttttttaaaaatataatttatttt
This genomic window from Benincasa hispida cultivar B227 chromosome 4, ASM972705v1, whole genome shotgun sequence contains:
- the LOC120076850 gene encoding transcription factor E2FC-like, translated to MSNAVEDLILRHRHSDFRFHLLRSHSHHRDMSSSSSSSSSSSAPALPPLCFLQYHRPSPPSDQSNDCNGRLATDAHSAVATLDLKRAYDINDSEALASRQVVASEQRMRSNDSSCEPVSIGKQNKRSKLQKNSKSRTQKSIDEPVDGPNLSTNGRYDSSLGFLTKKFIRLVQEAEDGTLDLNKTADVLKVQKRRIYDITNVLEGIGLIEKTTTNHIRWKGCERRGPRELNDQVGTLKAEVKSLYADERRLDELIRMKQELLRNLEENANHRKNLFITEEDILRIPCFKNQTLIAVKAPQASCIEVPDPDEEACFSERQCRLIIKSTTGPIDLYLLRTAKQGREENISKQAKLSSIQQRNPSILTNSTSPFQEFQGMQRILPVHNNVDDDYWFQSNSQVSITHLWGEEHNF